In Streptomyces puniciscabiei, a single genomic region encodes these proteins:
- the fmt gene encoding methionyl-tRNA formyltransferase: protein MKLVFAGTPEVAVPALDALIASGRHDVAAVVTRPDAPAGRGRRLVASPVAERAEEAGIEVLKPVRPRDPEFLERLTEIAPDCCPVVAYGALLPRVALDIPAHGWVNLHFSLLPAWRGAAPVQHAIMSGDEITGASTFLIEEGLDSGPLYGTVTEEIRPTDTSGDLLTRLAFAGAGLLAATMDGIEDGTLKAVPQPAEGVTLAPKITVEDARVDWSTPALRVDRVVRGCTPAPGAWTTFRGERLKLIQVTPVPERTDLAPGRMAVGKNSVHVGTGSYAVELLWVQAQGKKPMRAADWARGVRIAEGEKLGG, encoded by the coding sequence ATGAAGCTCGTCTTCGCCGGTACCCCCGAGGTCGCCGTTCCCGCCCTCGACGCTCTGATCGCCTCCGGGCGGCACGACGTGGCCGCCGTCGTCACGCGGCCCGACGCGCCGGCCGGGCGTGGGCGCAGGCTGGTCGCGTCGCCCGTGGCCGAGCGGGCGGAGGAGGCCGGGATCGAGGTGCTGAAGCCGGTCAGGCCGCGGGACCCGGAGTTCCTGGAGCGGCTGACGGAGATCGCGCCGGACTGCTGCCCCGTCGTCGCCTACGGCGCCCTGCTGCCCCGCGTGGCCCTCGACATCCCCGCCCACGGCTGGGTCAACCTGCACTTCTCGCTGCTGCCCGCCTGGCGGGGAGCCGCTCCCGTGCAGCACGCCATCATGTCGGGCGACGAGATCACCGGGGCGTCGACGTTCCTCATCGAGGAGGGACTCGACTCCGGGCCCCTCTACGGCACCGTGACCGAGGAGATCCGGCCCACCGACACCAGCGGCGACCTGCTCACCCGGCTCGCCTTCGCGGGCGCGGGGCTGCTCGCTGCCACCATGGACGGCATCGAGGACGGCACCCTGAAGGCCGTACCGCAGCCCGCCGAGGGCGTCACCCTCGCGCCGAAGATCACCGTCGAGGACGCCAGGGTCGACTGGTCGACGCCCGCGCTGCGCGTCGACCGGGTCGTGCGCGGCTGCACCCCGGCGCCCGGCGCCTGGACCACCTTCCGCGGCGAGCGCCTCAAGCTCATCCAGGTCACCCCGGTGCCCGAGCGCACCGACCTCGCGCCGGGGCGGATGGCCGTCGGCAAGAACAGCGTCCACGTGGGCACCGGTTCGTACGCCGTCGAGCTCCTCTGGGTGCAGGCGCAGGGCAAGAAGCCGATGCGGGCGGCCGACTGGGCGCGCGGCGTACGCATCGCCGAGGGCGAGAAGCTCGGCGGCTGA
- the pyrF gene encoding orotidine-5'-phosphate decarboxylase, whose product MTSYEPFGARLRRAMDERGPLCVGIDPHASLLAEWGLDDDVAGLERFSRTVVEAVADRVAVMKPQSAFFERFGSRGVAVLEKVVQEARAAGTLVVMDAKRGDIGSTMAGYAEAYLRKDAPLFSDALTVSPYLGYGSLSPAVALARESGTGLFVLALTSNPEGPEVQHAVRADGRTVGATMLAHLAAENAGEEPLGSFGAVVGATVGELSTYDLAINGPLLAPGVGAQGATAADLPKVFGPAVRNVVPNVSRGVLRHGPDVGALRGAAERFAEEIQAAVSGA is encoded by the coding sequence ATGACGTCGTACGAGCCCTTCGGTGCCCGTTTGCGCCGCGCCATGGACGAGCGCGGCCCGCTGTGCGTCGGCATCGACCCGCACGCCTCCCTGCTCGCCGAGTGGGGCCTGGACGACGACGTGGCCGGTCTTGAGCGGTTCAGCCGTACGGTCGTCGAGGCGGTGGCCGACCGGGTCGCCGTGATGAAGCCGCAGAGCGCCTTCTTCGAGCGCTTCGGCTCCCGGGGCGTCGCCGTGCTGGAGAAGGTGGTCCAGGAGGCCCGCGCGGCCGGCACGCTCGTCGTGATGGACGCCAAGCGCGGCGACATCGGCTCGACCATGGCCGGGTACGCCGAGGCCTACCTGCGCAAGGACGCCCCGCTGTTCTCCGACGCCCTGACCGTCTCGCCGTACCTCGGCTACGGCTCGCTCAGCCCGGCCGTCGCACTGGCCCGGGAGAGCGGCACCGGCCTGTTCGTGCTGGCGCTGACCTCCAACCCGGAGGGCCCCGAGGTGCAGCACGCGGTCCGTGCCGACGGCCGCACGGTCGGCGCGACCATGCTGGCCCATCTGGCCGCCGAGAACGCGGGCGAGGAGCCGCTGGGTTCCTTCGGGGCCGTCGTGGGCGCCACGGTCGGCGAGCTGTCGACGTACGACCTCGCGATCAACGGCCCGCTCCTCGCGCCCGGCGTCGGTGCGCAGGGCGCGACGGCGGCCGATCTTCCGAAGGTCTTCGGGCCGGCCGTGCGCAACGTCGTGCCGAACGTCAGCCGGGGTGTCCTGCGGCACGGTCCCGACGTGGGGGCGCTGCGCGGGGCCGCCGAGCGCTTCGCGGAGGAGATCCAGGCGGCCGTCTCCGGCGCCTGA
- a CDS encoding RsmB/NOP family class I SAM-dependent RNA methyltransferase, with the protein MSEQSRRPRKPAKPYRRPQKDPVRILAFEALRAVDERDAYANLVLPPLLRKAREKEGPEKFDARDAALATELVYGTLRRQGTYDAVIAACVDRPLREVDPPVLDVLSLGVHQLLGTRIPTHAAVSSAVELARVVLGDGRAKFVNAVLRKVAQDDLDGWLEKVAPPYDEDPEDHLAVVHSHPRWVVSALWDSLGGGRAGIEELLEADNERPEVTLVARPGRATAEELLGEEAAVPGRWSPYAVRLAEGGEPGAVRAVREGRAGVQDEGSQLVALALAGAPLEGSDSKWLDGCAGPGGKAALLAALAAERGATLLASEKQPHRAGLVAKALAGNPGPYQVIAADGTRPPWRPGTFDRVLMDVPCTGLGALRRRPEARWRRRPEDLDNFAPLQRALLRTALDSVRVGGIVGYATCSPHLAETRAVVADVLKQRPDAELIDARPMLPGVPALGEGPDVQLWPHLHGTDAMYLALIRRTA; encoded by the coding sequence GTGAGCGAGCAGTCCCGGCGGCCTCGTAAGCCCGCCAAGCCGTACCGTCGTCCGCAGAAGGACCCCGTCCGCATCCTGGCCTTCGAGGCGCTGCGCGCGGTCGACGAGCGGGACGCGTACGCCAACCTCGTGCTGCCCCCGCTGCTGCGCAAGGCCCGCGAGAAGGAGGGACCGGAAAAATTCGACGCGCGGGACGCCGCCCTCGCCACCGAGCTGGTCTACGGCACGCTGCGCCGGCAGGGGACGTACGACGCGGTGATCGCCGCCTGTGTCGACCGGCCGCTGCGCGAGGTGGACCCGCCCGTGCTCGACGTGCTCAGCCTCGGTGTGCACCAGCTGCTCGGGACCAGGATCCCGACGCACGCCGCCGTGTCCTCCGCCGTGGAGCTGGCGCGGGTGGTGCTCGGCGACGGGCGCGCCAAGTTCGTCAACGCCGTGCTGCGCAAGGTGGCCCAGGACGACCTCGACGGGTGGCTGGAGAAGGTCGCGCCGCCCTACGACGAGGACCCGGAGGATCACCTCGCCGTCGTGCACTCGCATCCCCGCTGGGTCGTCTCCGCGCTCTGGGACTCCCTCGGCGGCGGGCGGGCCGGCATCGAGGAACTGCTGGAGGCCGACAACGAACGGCCCGAGGTGACCCTGGTCGCGCGGCCGGGCCGGGCCACCGCCGAGGAGCTGCTCGGCGAGGAGGCCGCCGTACCGGGGCGCTGGTCGCCGTACGCCGTGCGGCTCGCCGAGGGCGGGGAGCCGGGCGCGGTGCGGGCCGTGCGCGAGGGGCGGGCCGGAGTGCAGGACGAGGGCAGCCAGCTGGTCGCCCTCGCGCTCGCCGGCGCGCCCCTGGAAGGCTCCGACAGCAAGTGGCTGGACGGGTGCGCCGGGCCCGGCGGGAAGGCCGCGCTGCTGGCCGCCCTCGCCGCCGAGCGCGGCGCCACACTGCTCGCCTCGGAGAAGCAGCCGCACCGCGCGGGCCTCGTCGCCAAGGCGCTGGCCGGCAACCCGGGGCCGTACCAGGTGATCGCCGCCGACGGCACCCGGCCGCCGTGGCGGCCCGGCACCTTCGACCGCGTCCTCATGGACGTGCCGTGCACCGGACTCGGCGCCCTCCGCCGCCGCCCCGAGGCCCGCTGGCGCCGCCGCCCCGAGGACCTGGACAACTTCGCCCCCCTCCAGCGCGCCCTGCTGCGCACGGCGCTGGACTCGGTGCGGGTCGGCGGGATCGTCGGCTACGCGACCTGCTCGCCGCATCTCGCCGAGACCCGCGCGGTCGTCGCCGACGTCCTCAAGCAGCGTCCCGACGCCGAACTGATCGACGCCCGTCCGATGCTGCCGGGGGTTCCGGCGCTGGGCGAGGGCCCGGACGTACAGCTCTGGCCTCACCTGCACGGCACGGACGCGATGTACCTGGCCCTGATCCGCAGAACCGCCTGA
- a CDS encoding primosomal protein N', with amino-acid sequence MSSENGAPRADGDGGAEGAPPEQLALIRESVRKAKVPRAKPRTWRGAALAPHLPVARVLVDKGVLHLDRYFDYAVPADLDEQAQPGVRVRVRFGAGRSRVREGRREGGGLIDGFLVERRAESDYSGPLAALAQVVSPEPVLSEELLGLARAVADRYAGSLADVLQLAVPPRSARAEQRPSPAPLSPPKAPETASWGRYEHGEAFLQALASGGSPRAVWNALPGPLWSEELARAVAAALASGRGALVVVPDGRAAARVDAALTALLGTGRHALLTAEAGPEKRYAQWLAVRRGSVRAVVGTRAAMFAPVQNLGLVAVWDDGDDSHSEQHAPQPHARDVLLLRAALDKCAFLLGSWSCTVEAAQLVESGWARPLVAGREQVRRAAPLVRTVGDDDLARDEAARAARLPTLAWQAAREGLRHGPVLVQVPRRGYAPRMACAQCRAPARCRHCSGPLQGQDAGVLRCGWCGREESAWHCPECGGFRLRAQVVGARRTAEELGRAFPAVPVRTSGREHVLDTVPGTPALVVSTPGAEPVAEGGYAAALLLDGWAMLVRPDLRAGEDALRRWIAAGALVRPQSEGGTVVVVAEPTLRPVQALVRWDPVGHAVRELTERAELGFPPVSRMAAVSGPPAAVAEFLAAVELPPDAEVLGPVPVPPTPPGRPRRAGEPPPGEHWDRALVRVPPGSGAALAAALKTAQAARLARGSGEAVRVRIDPPDIG; translated from the coding sequence GTGAGCAGCGAGAACGGGGCACCCCGGGCGGACGGGGACGGCGGGGCCGAAGGGGCGCCGCCGGAGCAGCTCGCGCTCATCCGGGAGAGCGTGCGGAAGGCGAAGGTGCCCCGGGCCAAGCCGCGGACCTGGCGGGGAGCCGCGCTCGCCCCGCACCTGCCCGTCGCCCGGGTACTGGTCGACAAGGGCGTCCTGCATCTCGACCGGTACTTCGACTACGCCGTGCCCGCGGACCTGGACGAGCAGGCCCAGCCCGGCGTGCGGGTCCGGGTGCGGTTCGGGGCCGGCCGGAGCCGGGTGCGCGAAGGGCGCCGCGAGGGTGGCGGGCTCATCGACGGATTCCTCGTCGAGCGGCGGGCCGAGTCCGACTACTCCGGGCCGCTGGCAGCGCTGGCCCAGGTCGTGTCGCCGGAACCGGTGCTGAGCGAGGAACTGCTGGGTCTCGCCCGGGCCGTTGCCGACCGGTACGCCGGAAGCCTCGCCGACGTCCTCCAGCTGGCCGTGCCGCCGCGCAGCGCCCGGGCCGAGCAGCGGCCCTCACCCGCGCCCCTGTCCCCGCCGAAGGCGCCGGAGACCGCCTCCTGGGGGCGGTACGAGCACGGGGAGGCATTCCTCCAGGCCCTCGCCTCCGGCGGGTCGCCCAGGGCCGTCTGGAACGCGCTGCCGGGCCCGCTGTGGAGCGAGGAACTGGCCCGGGCCGTCGCCGCCGCGCTCGCCTCGGGCCGCGGCGCCCTCGTCGTCGTACCGGACGGGCGGGCCGCCGCGCGTGTCGACGCCGCGCTCACCGCGCTGCTGGGCACGGGCCGGCACGCCCTGCTCACGGCCGAGGCGGGCCCCGAGAAGCGGTACGCGCAGTGGCTCGCCGTGCGCCGGGGGTCTGTGCGGGCCGTGGTGGGGACCCGCGCCGCGATGTTCGCGCCCGTGCAGAACCTGGGGCTCGTCGCCGTCTGGGACGACGGCGACGACAGCCACAGCGAGCAGCACGCCCCGCAGCCGCACGCCCGGGATGTGCTGTTGCTGCGGGCCGCTCTGGACAAGTGCGCCTTCCTGCTGGGGAGTTGGAGCTGCACCGTGGAGGCCGCCCAGCTCGTGGAGAGCGGCTGGGCCCGGCCGCTGGTCGCCGGGCGGGAGCAGGTGCGGCGGGCCGCCCCGCTGGTCCGGACGGTCGGGGACGACGACCTCGCCCGCGACGAGGCCGCCCGCGCCGCCCGGCTGCCGACGCTCGCCTGGCAGGCGGCACGCGAGGGGCTGCGGCACGGACCGGTGCTCGTACAGGTGCCGCGGCGTGGCTACGCGCCCCGCATGGCCTGTGCCCAGTGCCGGGCGCCGGCCCGGTGCCGGCACTGCTCCGGGCCGCTGCAGGGGCAGGACGCGGGGGTGCTGCGCTGCGGCTGGTGCGGGCGCGAGGAGAGCGCGTGGCACTGCCCGGAGTGCGGCGGCTTCCGGCTGCGGGCCCAGGTGGTGGGGGCCCGGCGGACGGCCGAGGAACTGGGCCGCGCCTTTCCCGCCGTCCCCGTACGCACCTCGGGGCGGGAGCACGTGCTGGACACGGTGCCGGGCACGCCCGCCCTGGTGGTGAGCACACCGGGGGCCGAACCGGTCGCCGAGGGCGGCTACGCGGCGGCCCTGCTGCTGGACGGCTGGGCGATGCTCGTACGACCCGACCTGCGGGCCGGGGAGGACGCGCTGCGGCGGTGGATCGCGGCGGGCGCGCTGGTGCGGCCGCAGAGCGAGGGGGGCACGGTGGTCGTGGTGGCCGAGCCGACCCTGCGGCCGGTGCAGGCGCTGGTGCGCTGGGACCCCGTCGGGCACGCGGTGCGGGAACTGACCGAGCGGGCCGAGCTGGGCTTCCCCCCGGTGTCGCGGATGGCGGCCGTGTCCGGGCCGCCCGCGGCCGTCGCCGAGTTCCTGGCCGCTGTGGAACTGCCGCCGGACGCCGAGGTGCTGGGGCCGGTGCCGGTGCCGCCGACGCCGCCCGGGCGGCCCCGCAGGGCCGGGGAGCCGCCGCCGGGAGAGCACTGGGACCGGGCGCTGGTCCGGGTGCCGCCGGGCAGCGGGGCGGCGTTGGCTGCCGCGCTGAAGACCGCGCAGGCTGCTCGGCTGGCGCGGGGGAGCGGGGAGGCGGTGCGGGTGCGGATCGATCCGCCGGACATCGGGTGA
- the rpoZ gene encoding DNA-directed RNA polymerase subunit omega: MSSSITAPEGIINPPIDELLEATDSKYSLVIYAAKRARQINAYYSQLGEGLLEYVGPLVDTHVHEKPLSIALREINAGLLTSEAVEGPAQ; encoded by the coding sequence GTGTCCTCTTCCATCACCGCGCCCGAGGGCATCATCAACCCGCCGATCGACGAGCTTCTCGAGGCCACCGACTCGAAGTACAGCCTCGTGATCTACGCGGCCAAGCGTGCCCGCCAGATCAACGCGTACTACTCGCAGCTCGGCGAGGGTCTCCTCGAGTACGTCGGTCCGCTCGTCGACACCCACGTCCACGAGAAGCCGCTCTCGATCGCCCTGCGCGAGATCAACGCGGGTCTGCTGACGTCCGAGGCCGTCGAGGGCCCCGCGCAGTAA
- the metK gene encoding methionine adenosyltransferase, with product MSRRLFTSESVTEGHPDKIADQISDTILDALLREDPTSRVAVETLITTGLVHVAGEVTTKAYADIATLVRNKILEIGYDSSKKGFDGASCGVSVSIGAQSPDIAQGVDTAYESRVEGDDDELDRQGAGDQGLMFGYASDETPTLMPLPIFLAHRLSKRLSEVRKNGTIPYLRPDGKTQVTIEYDGDKAVRLDTVVVSSQHASDIDLESLLAPDIREFVVEPELKALLDEGIKLETDGYRLLVNPTGRFEIGGPMGDAGLTGRKIIIDTYGGMARHGGGAFSGKDPSKVDRSAAYAMRWVAKNVVAAGLASRCEVQVAYAIGKAEPVGLFVETFGTAKVDTEKIEKAIDQVFDLRPAAIIRDLDLLRPIYAQTAAYGHFGRELPDFTWERTDRVDALRAAVGL from the coding sequence GTGTCCCGTCGCCTGTTCACCTCGGAGTCCGTGACCGAGGGTCACCCCGACAAGATCGCTGACCAGATCAGCGACACCATTCTCGACGCGCTTCTGCGCGAGGACCCGACCTCCCGGGTCGCCGTCGAGACGCTGATCACCACCGGCCTGGTGCACGTGGCCGGCGAGGTGACGACCAAGGCCTACGCGGACATCGCGACCCTGGTCCGCAACAAGATCCTCGAGATCGGCTACGACTCCTCCAAGAAGGGCTTCGACGGCGCCTCCTGCGGCGTGTCGGTGTCGATCGGCGCGCAGTCGCCGGACATCGCGCAGGGCGTGGACACGGCGTACGAGAGCCGGGTCGAGGGCGACGACGACGAGCTGGACCGACAGGGCGCCGGCGACCAGGGCCTGATGTTCGGCTACGCGTCGGACGAGACGCCGACCCTGATGCCGCTGCCGATCTTCCTGGCGCACCGCCTGTCGAAGCGCCTGTCCGAGGTGCGCAAGAACGGCACCATCCCCTACCTGCGCCCGGACGGCAAGACGCAGGTCACCATCGAGTACGACGGCGACAAGGCCGTCCGCCTCGACACCGTGGTCGTCTCCTCGCAGCACGCCTCCGACATCGACCTGGAGTCGCTGCTGGCGCCCGACATCCGCGAGTTCGTCGTGGAGCCGGAGCTGAAGGCGCTGCTGGACGAGGGCATCAAGCTGGAGACCGACGGCTACCGCCTGCTGGTCAACCCGACCGGCCGCTTCGAGATCGGCGGCCCGATGGGCGACGCCGGCCTGACCGGTCGCAAGATCATCATCGACACCTACGGCGGCATGGCCCGCCACGGCGGCGGTGCCTTCTCCGGCAAGGACCCGTCCAAGGTGGACCGCTCGGCCGCGTACGCGATGCGCTGGGTCGCCAAGAACGTCGTGGCGGCGGGCCTGGCCTCCCGCTGCGAGGTCCAGGTCGCCTACGCGATCGGCAAGGCCGAGCCGGTCGGTCTGTTCGTGGAGACCTTCGGCACCGCCAAGGTCGACACCGAGAAGATCGAGAAGGCGATCGACCAGGTCTTCGACCTCCGCCCGGCCGCGATCATCCGTGACCTGGACCTGCTCCGCCCGATCTACGCCCAGACCGCCGCCTACGGCCACTTCGGCCGCGAGCTGCCCGACTTCACCTGGGAGCGCACGGACCGCGTGGACGCCCTGCGCGCCGCCGTGGGCCTGTAA
- a CDS encoding quinone-dependent dihydroorotate dehydrogenase — translation MYDLFFRLVFRRMDPEKAHHLAFRWIRLAVRIPVLRTFAAAALAPRYKELRTEAFGLRMHGPFGLAAGFDKNAVAIDGMSMLGFDHVEIGTVTGEPQPGNPKKRLFRLVADRALINRMGFNNDGSLAVAARLASRRPVFRTVVGVNIGKTKVVPEAEAVGDYVKSAERLAPYADYLVVNVSSPNTPGLRNLQAVDHLRPLLTAVREAADRTVAHRRVPLLVKIAPDLADEDIDAVADLAVELGLDGIIATNTTIAREGLGLKSSPSLVKETGGLSGAPLKQRSLEVLRRLYARVGDRITLVGVGGIETAEDAWQRILAGATLVQGYSAFIYEGPFWSRAIHKGLAARLRTSPYATLADAVGADVRKPA, via the coding sequence ATGTACGACCTCTTCTTCCGTCTGGTTTTCCGACGGATGGACCCCGAGAAGGCCCACCACCTGGCCTTCCGCTGGATCCGTCTCGCCGTGCGCATCCCCGTGCTGCGTACCTTCGCCGCGGCCGCCCTCGCGCCCCGCTACAAGGAGCTGCGCACGGAGGCCTTCGGGCTGCGCATGCACGGCCCCTTCGGGCTCGCCGCCGGCTTCGACAAGAACGCCGTCGCGATCGACGGCATGTCGATGCTGGGCTTCGACCACGTCGAGATCGGCACGGTCACGGGCGAGCCGCAGCCCGGCAACCCGAAGAAGCGGCTGTTCCGCCTGGTCGCGGACCGCGCGCTGATCAACCGCATGGGCTTCAACAACGACGGCTCGCTGGCCGTGGCGGCCCGCCTCGCCTCGCGCCGGCCGGTCTTCAGGACCGTCGTGGGCGTCAACATCGGCAAGACGAAGGTCGTCCCGGAGGCGGAGGCCGTCGGCGACTACGTGAAGTCGGCCGAGCGGCTCGCGCCGTACGCGGACTACCTGGTCGTCAACGTCTCCTCGCCGAACACGCCCGGCCTGCGCAACCTGCAGGCGGTGGACCACCTGCGCCCGCTGCTCACCGCCGTCCGCGAGGCCGCCGACCGCACGGTCGCCCATCGCCGTGTCCCGCTGCTGGTGAAGATCGCCCCCGATCTCGCCGACGAGGACATCGACGCCGTCGCCGACCTGGCCGTGGAGCTGGGCCTGGACGGCATCATCGCGACCAACACGACCATCGCGCGCGAGGGTCTCGGCCTGAAGTCGTCGCCTTCGCTGGTGAAGGAGACGGGCGGTTTGTCCGGCGCCCCGCTCAAGCAGCGCTCGCTGGAGGTCCTGCGCCGCCTGTACGCGCGTGTGGGCGACCGGATCACCCTCGTGGGCGTGGGCGGCATCGAGACCGCCGAGGACGCCTGGCAGCGCATCCTGGCCGGTGCCACGCTGGTCCAGGGCTACAGCGCCTTCATCTACGAGGGCCCGTTCTGGTCCCGCGCGATCCACAAGGGCCTCGCCGCGCGCCTGCGCACCAGCCCGTACGCCACTCTCGCCGACGCGGTCGGCGCCGACGTGAGGAAGCCCGCATGA
- the coaBC gene encoding bifunctional phosphopantothenoylcysteine decarboxylase/phosphopantothenate--cysteine ligase CoaBC has protein sequence MDKPRVVLGVSGGIAAYKACELLRRFTESGHDVRVVPTASALQFVGAATWSALSGNPVSTDVWDDVHEVPHVRIGQHADLVVVAPATADMLAKAAHGLADDLLTNTLLTARCPVVFAPAMHTEMWEHPATQENVATLRRRGAVVIEPAVGRLTGVDTGKGRLPDPVEIFEVCRRVLARGVTAPDLEGRHVVVSAGGTREPLDPVRFLGNRSSGKQGYALARTAAARGARVTLIAANTGLPDPAGVDVVRVGTAVQLREAVLKAAADADAVVMAAAVADFRPAAYAAGKIKKKDGQDPDPIVLVRNPDILAEISAERARPGQVIVGFAAETDDVLANGRAKLARKGCDLLVVNEVGERKTFGSEENEAVVLGADGSETPVPYGPKEALADTVWDLVVPRLG, from the coding sequence GTGGACAAGCCGAGAGTCGTTCTGGGCGTCAGCGGCGGCATCGCCGCCTACAAGGCCTGTGAGCTGCTGAGAAGGTTCACGGAGTCGGGCCACGACGTCCGCGTGGTCCCCACCGCCTCGGCGCTGCAGTTCGTCGGCGCCGCCACTTGGTCCGCCCTGTCCGGCAACCCCGTCTCGACGGACGTGTGGGACGACGTCCACGAGGTCCCGCACGTCCGCATCGGCCAGCACGCCGACCTGGTGGTCGTCGCACCCGCCACCGCCGACATGCTCGCCAAGGCCGCCCACGGCCTCGCCGACGACCTGCTGACCAACACCCTCCTCACCGCCCGCTGCCCGGTCGTCTTCGCGCCCGCCATGCACACCGAGATGTGGGAGCACCCGGCCACCCAGGAGAACGTGGCCACGCTGCGCCGCCGCGGCGCCGTCGTCATCGAGCCCGCGGTCGGCCGGCTCACCGGCGTCGACACCGGCAAGGGCCGGCTGCCCGACCCGGTGGAGATCTTCGAGGTGTGCCGCCGGGTGCTGGCCCGCGGTGTCACCGCGCCCGACCTCGAAGGACGGCACGTGGTGGTCTCCGCCGGCGGCACCCGCGAGCCCCTCGACCCGGTCCGCTTCCTCGGCAACCGTTCCTCCGGCAAGCAGGGCTACGCCCTCGCCCGCACCGCCGCCGCCCGCGGTGCCCGGGTCACGCTGATCGCGGCCAACACCGGCCTGCCCGACCCGGCGGGCGTGGACGTCGTCCGGGTCGGCACGGCCGTGCAGCTGCGCGAGGCCGTGCTGAAGGCGGCGGCGGACGCCGACGCGGTGGTCATGGCCGCCGCCGTGGCCGACTTCCGCCCGGCGGCCTACGCCGCCGGCAAGATCAAGAAGAAGGACGGCCAGGACCCCGACCCGATCGTGCTGGTGCGCAATCCGGACATCCTGGCGGAGATCTCGGCCGAGCGCGCCCGCCCCGGTCAGGTGATCGTCGGTTTCGCCGCCGAGACCGACGACGTCCTCGCCAACGGCCGCGCCAAGCTCGCCCGCAAGGGCTGTGACCTGCTCGTGGTCAACGAGGTCGGGGAGCGCAAGACCTTCGGCTCCGAGGAGAACGAGGCCGTGGTGCTGGGCGCCGACGGCAGTGAGACCCCCGTGCCGTACGGGCCCAAGGAAGCCCTGGCCGACACCGTGTGGGACCTGGTGGTACCGCGCCTCGGCTGA
- the gmk gene encoding guanylate kinase: protein MSERPRLTVLSGPSGVGKSTVVAHMRKEHPEVWLSVSATTRKPRPGEKHGVHYFFVTDDEMDKLIANGELLEWAEFAGNRYGTPRAAVLERLEKGEAVLLEIDLQGARQVRESMSDARLVFLAPPSWEELVRRLTGRGTEPPEVIERRLEAARTELAAEPEFDTTLVNTSVEDVARELLALMDVV, encoded by the coding sequence ATGAGTGAACGTCCGCGGCTGACCGTGCTCTCCGGCCCCTCGGGGGTCGGCAAGAGCACGGTCGTCGCCCATATGCGCAAGGAACACCCCGAGGTCTGGCTCTCGGTGTCGGCCACCACCCGCAAGCCGCGCCCCGGCGAGAAGCACGGAGTCCACTACTTCTTCGTCACCGACGACGAGATGGACAAGCTGATCGCCAACGGCGAGCTGCTGGAGTGGGCCGAGTTCGCCGGCAACCGCTACGGCACGCCCCGTGCTGCCGTGCTGGAGCGGCTGGAGAAGGGCGAGGCGGTGCTGCTGGAGATCGACCTCCAGGGTGCCCGGCAGGTCCGCGAGTCGATGTCCGACGCCCGGCTGGTGTTCCTGGCTCCGCCCTCCTGGGAGGAGCTGGTGCGCAGGCTGACCGGCCGGGGCACCGAGCCGCCCGAGGTCATCGAGCGCCGTCTGGAGGCGGCCAGGACCGAGCTGGCGGCCGAGCCGGAGTTCGATACGACCCTGGTCAACACCTCCGTCGAGGACGTGGCGCGCGAGCTGCTAGCCTTGATGGACGTTGTGTGA
- a CDS encoding integration host factor, translated as MALPPLTPEQRAAALEKAAAARRERAEVKNRLKHSGASLHEVIKQGQENDVIGKMKVSALLESLPGVGKVRAKQIMERLGISESRRVRGLGSNQIASLEREFGSTGS; from the coding sequence GTGGCTCTTCCGCCCCTTACCCCCGAACAGCGCGCAGCCGCGCTCGAAAAGGCCGCCGCGGCTCGCCGGGAGCGGGCCGAGGTCAAGAATCGACTCAAGCACTCCGGCGCCTCCCTGCACGAGGTCATCAAGCAGGGCCAGGAGAACGACGTCATCGGCAAGATGAAGGTCTCCGCACTGCTCGAGTCGCTGCCCGGCGTGGGCAAGGTCCGCGCCAAGCAGATCATGGAGCGTCTGGGCATCTCCGAGAGCCGCCGCGTGCGCGGTCTCGGTTCCAACCAGATCGCTTCCCTGGAGCGTGAGTTCGGCAGCACCGGCTCCTGA